In the Arachis ipaensis cultivar K30076 chromosome B04, Araip1.1, whole genome shotgun sequence genome, TATAAGATAAAAAGACTAGCCATCTAAAGTGTGTACTTAGCTAGAGCAAAAAGCAATATGTGAGGGGGAAAAAAGAGCAGCAGCCTTAGAACTCGTAACTTCTAACTAACTACTCATTTCTCGTTAAGCTTGGAGCACAAGTGACATCATGTAAGCATGCCTTCCCTTGATTGAATTGTTCAGTTTCCTTGTGGCTATATGGGCTGTTTCTGTACTGCTTCTTCTGGGTGCAAATTTCACTCGCATTCATGTTGTTATGTTCCTTATTTGGTCCATTCCCATGCTCCATGGATCAGATACTTTAATCATTGGGCTCTACCTTATAACACTTGGATTATTATTCATTGAGCTTTGTATTACGGATAGCAATGCTAAATAAATTTCTGTGTAAGGATGTTCCTAACAAATCTTTATTGCTCTAGAAGTCTTTAAGAATTACTCCTGTCACACGGATTGCTCCTTTCTTTGGTTTTAAGGAGACTAATTTGAgttattatgatattttttagtgAGTTaattgttttataataaaatgaCAAACACTTATTTATCTAGCatgcatattaaaaattttattaaaagccATGAAAGAATCCATATGTCTAAAGAGAGTAATTCTCGAAAATTTCAGGGCGGCAACAAATTTGTGGAGACCAAATTACCTTATCTGATCAATTTAGTATTAAgtttttttgtgtgtgtgtgtgttggctGTCTATTCTAGTCTTGTTTTGTAATTCCAAGTTGTGCAACTGTAACTTAGGAGTGATTTGGCGCTTTTTATAAGTTGGTTGGGTAAAGAACTCTGTGTTCTATACAAAATTAGATGTTGATAACTATTAACCAAAGACATTTCAGCCAATTCTTTGATGCAAGGAGCAAGAAATACACACACTATAAATGACACAAGTAATACCTCAGGCACTGAATTAACACGAAAACTGAAGTAGTATTCGGAACAAAAAGATGGATAAAGAACCCACAAATGAATGAAACTTAGACTAATGTAATAAGGTTTACTCATGCATCTCTTGTGAACTCCATCATCTTAATTTTCACAGTTGGTTCTGCATCTAGAAAGGGCAATCTTACATATAAGGAGTGCGAAGCTCTGTTGAAATTGTTATACTTTGGTAACTCAAAATTAATTACTTGACTCATTTGCTTCTTGCAAACAGCTATAAACATCACGCTTCTTGTCTGCAGTCACAACAAAGAACCAGAACTTGTTCAGAGACGAGTCCATGATTTCCAAATAAACTACTTCTGCACACAACGCTATTCACTCAACAATTACCCTCAAATTTGTGTGCTTAATTAATATCTCCATTTCACACCAAAACCTCCACATAATGATATGTAGAAAATTGGTGAATAAGAACTAGACAAAATAATATAAGtaaaatattaaaatgttaaaaaaaattaattgactATACCGTATGAAATAAATTGAAAGTGAAACATGAAAACAATGGAATCTCTCTAATCACATGGAATTTAGTTGGTGCCAACTGCCAAGGATACCAAGATAGGTGGATATGTGAATCGagattttataattgtctttATGTANNNNNNNNNNNNNNNNNNNNNNNNNNNNNNNNNNNNNNNNNNNNNNNNNNNNNNNNNNNNNNNNNNNNNNNNNNNNNNNNNNNNNNNNNNNNNNNNNNNNNNNNNNNNNNNNNNNNNNNNNNNNNNNNNNNNNNNNNNNNNNNNNNNNNNNNNNNNNNNNNNNNNNNNNNNNNNNNNNNNNNNNNNNNNNNNNNNNNNNNNNNNNNNNNNNNNNNNNNNNNNNNNNNNNNNNNNNNNNNNNNNNNNNNNNNNNNNNNNNNNNNNNNNNNNNNNNNNNNNNNNNNNNNNNNNNNNNNNNNNNNNNNNNNNNNNNNNNNNNNNNNNNNNNNNNNNNNNNNNNNNNNNNNNNNNNNNNNNNNNNNNNNNNNNNNNNNNNNNNNNNNNNNNNNNNNNNNNNNNNNNNNNNNNNNNNNNNNNNNNNNNNNNNNNNNNNNNNNNNNNNNNNNNNNNNNNNNNNNNNNNNNNNNNNNNNNNNNNNNNNNNNNNNNNNNNNNNNNNNNNNNNNNNNNNNNNNNNNNNNNNNNNNNNNNNNNNNNNNNNNNNNNNNNNNNNNNNNNNNNNNNNNNNNNtttttttatagaaaatattttttatatcttCATTTAAGTAACTCTGATAGAGATAAACTCGCCAAAAGCATACTTGGACTATAATACTTAATCGTACATGAGTGTGTTACATCAGAGCTGTTATGCAAACAATACAAAAATCAATTATGTACGTATTTTATCCCAAATTATTGACTACGTCAAGGGTTGTGATTAAACCAACAAACTAAGGATAAGATATCTAACTTTTACTATGTCTAAGAGCGAGACATATAATATAAGGCCACCACTCAAATAAAACTCCAaaaaacaactttttttttttttaagacgtCTACGTGGCAAAATTTAAATCATGTATTCTAAAGCTACATTTTTCACTACAAAACATTTTAAATCATATAAAAAAAGTATCACCTAatgaaaaaaaagtaaattagaagatttaagagaagaaataattaatttatcaaaattaatagatcaaaaattaataattttaactaatgttaattgtaatgacactgaattcttaaaatcaatacaaaatgatttttcttaaaatctttattttactataagctttattgaaggacttcaaaaacctgaaaaaacttatatTTCACACGGAGTTTCTAAAAAATGTTACTATGAAAATGACTCCCCACATCtctatcatacttttaacccacaattaaattctatagtagatatgtttaaagaaattttagtacccataaaattgcaaagaaataagaaaaaagaggAACCAAATATAAATGAAATTAAAcagatattaaataaatattttcagaaggagaatcccaaagaagaaaaaattcaaaatatagcTAACATAACAAAACTAAAAATAAACCCACCATTGAAATTATggatattgaagaaaaattagaagaagttacaatgctttttaaacaattaaaaatggctcaaaaaaataatattatggaacaaggatttcaaatagaagaagaattagtaaattctgaaaatatagaaaatgaagaacacatcctagactattcaagtgatgaagaaccagcaattccaatacaagttaaaaatgaagctggaacatctaaggataatcaatctcaatttaaatgggaaacaggttttgaaaattatgcttttaaaaaggaatttataaataaaaattcaaagtatacaaaaataccatcaaagtACGTTCCTAAAATTCAGGAAAcggaaggagaaagaatgctcgatttagactgtaaaaagaatgaaaaagaaattttcgagaactggttgaattccttcttattagaagcctttactaatccaaaacttagtgaattaTCTGGAGGAGATATCTGGAATTAtatagggtttcatactaaaggaactgTAAGAGATTTTATGACATCgatagaaaaccaaataatagaagaattagcaacaaaaacaacAGTTTACGATAAAATATTacatataatgatgattctatataaagaattttttggaaagaatattatagatcatagacaagaagtctataataaagaatattAAGAAGCAAAAAACTATTTAGCTAATATTCAAATATATGATTTATGTAATGTGGaatcttatatatgtgaatatagaatacattattataaactaaaagaagaagataaaaaccattatcttagtatgtatataacaaaacttccataccctgctaataaatttataatgggaagatttataagagaaataaatagaggaataattgaaaataattttggcggagcaacctctgcaataagagatgaaataaaagaacgttgtatgcaagaagcaactcaaaaaagatttgaaaatataattagaatttacTGTGAGGATAATGAAGAAatacctcaaaaatatggtcttaataaaaattttcaaagaaaaagaaaatatcaatttagaaaaaaaatactatccaaattggagaaaaaagaggtattttagaaaaagaaataacaataaaaacaaaaaacaaaaaaataactattgcccaaataaaaaaaaaattgtaaatattGGTATTGCCAGGAAGAGggacactatgcaaatgaatgtccaaaaaagaaggataaaaaagaTCTtaccaaacaattagaaattgctaagtcttgtttcatggaaccattagaagaatcagatgataacttagactatatttttgaatatgtctcagaaacagactcagagactgaaaaataatgccacatttattattactataaaaataacagaaaagtttataaatgctttcatagattctggagcaacacaatgctttgctagtacaaatataaaacttgattggaaaaaattaaagaaaccattaagagttagaatagctaacaaatcaatacataaaattgaccaaaaagtaGAAATGGTtgaaatatttattcaaaattatagatTCATTGTTCCATCCATATATAAATGTGGAGAacaaatataatatactatgaaAAAATTTAACTTGAAGCCCCTGTAAAAATAAAATCTActaatggagaacttgaaatagctttgataaatgatgaagaacTAAGTAAACaaattgagaaaattaaggatcaacagaaaagatctaaaattggatggatcCATATTAGTACCATACAAGttttaatcaaatctacatatatgaaaggaattaattcaccaataagtttagcaatctgtgacaaaaaAATTACggatgacccaatagatcaaataattgggATTGTTCATGGAAATTTAGCAAAtgtaaatgttaaatttaatgcccatcttggatatgctatacctttatcaactgaaaatcttggtAGATCTATAAGTTTAGCTTATAAATTCCATAGAAAAAGTttaatggaacaagatgatgaaccgttttcaattacatatgcaataaattatgctttaacaaatagccatcatagtataatatttaaaaatagagaaagaatttatgttgatgaattatttcagaaaattgtaaaaatagaaataccaaaatataaagttaTTGAAAACCCaattctattattaaaagaaccataaaaaaaattggtttcatcaaattttcaaataagagaatctaaaatcaATAGTCCCTTAAgtttatctaaattaaaaattaaagaagaagactctgaaataaaagaactaacaaaaaaggtcgaaaaattaaatgaaaccctaaatattaaattatgataataaataaggaagaaatatatgtaacttatcaagataagaaacaagagctctttgaaagagagaatcgtttgaattatttgcagttttctgaaataaatcaaagagcatttaaagctctaaaaataatctatataATAAGCTGAAAAAAGAAGTTGAAgaactagaaaaattaatagaatatctAGAAAATAGTCACGAATCGATGATAGAATTTGCAgaagttctaaaataaataatgctAAACAAAACTGTTTTTAGAATTatgaagcataaaaagattgagaaaccagaaaataaaataaaaaggaaaagagcgaaaaaattaaaaaataaaatagaggagtataaaaaagaactaaataaTCTTCAGGTCGAAATTGATGAtcttataataaaaaagatagaaataagaataaatataaacaagttggaattaaatTTAGGAAATTTATAAATGTTTGGAAAACTATATTACGATTAAAACTGTTAAAAGAAAAGATGGAAAATGAAATTGAGAAGATATTTACAAGCaagagaaagtgtagaaataaaagaagtttttgagaatttaagaaattatagaaaaagacAAACATATAAAAGACTTTATAATAATCCctgtaaaaaagaatattattatgatagaaattagaacaaaattaaaaaattataaatatgaaatcagaattataaatatacATCAATGACTAgtaataaataatcatataaCAAATACAAGAGAAATTGTAGAAATGGTTAATACTTTAGATTATAAAAttgtaaattatttttatcaaaatccttTGAATAGAGTACCACCAAgacaaattataaacttattcgaagCAAAATATGAAGAGTTAGTATAAATTTcaaaagaagaattaaaagaaaaatcgaatttgaaaaattggtatcagagccaaattaacgattaagggtaacactttctctttaaaaCAACACTTTTAGTAAAACACTTTTAAATCAATATCAACCACACAAAAGAAAATGTCTTTACCTAAAGTTAAAAGAGGCATCTTTATCATAGTAACCACCATAATATAAAAGTAACAAGATAGGAAGTGGGAAGCACGATACCTAAGTATTCAAAATGAACAAAGACTTTTTTGGTTGTCAACTTgtcataaaattattaattttttttataatttttttaacatgaacaaatttttaataataacaatattaaaaaataaaaaatatatattttttaaaaattatattttgtattttttaaaaagaatttttatagaaaaaaatgTTTCGATGTTTGTTTGGACGTCGTTATCttgatgaaatttttttatttttattttttagagtatttgaaaaatttttaattgtaaaagtaaaagcactacaaaaataaatatttttttgagaAGATGTAATTTAcacctttttttaaaagatttttttttaaaaaaagatgtttttcatataataaataaataaaaaagtacttttatattgttatacccaaacataattgatagataaaaagataaaaaaatctttttacatgagatacccaaacataaaattacttttactttttcataaaatcttttaaaaaaatataacacaaAAAAGATATTTCCTTAAAAACTCACCAAAACAAACTcgtaatataataaataaacaaaaaaatatttgtatattATCATGTTTAAACAtaattatttttacatttttaaaagatctttgaaaaaaagatctttttttagaggattttttttttcttaaagacACACCAAAACAAACCCATAACGGATATGCGTATAAAACATCCATTCCGTCTTATTCTCTCATCCCTAAATATGTTTGGCCATGTTAAAAGGTGAATTCACCGCTAAAAGCTAGCTCATCAACATCATCACAGCCGGAGACAAAAACTATTAACAAGTTCATCGCAAACTACAAGTTATTATATGGTTTGATGAACACAGAGGTCCATGAGTTGGTCACGCATTCATAGCCCCTATTATGGAATCCCCATTCACCGTTATTCCTTGGAATTGCAGTCCTCTTCTTCTTGCAAATAGCCATGATAAAAAGACTATGAGCAGTACCGTTGAACCACAAAACAGCGCCATGCCGATGCCCCCGAAAAAGGAAAACCATATGAGGGGCATCCTGTACGAACCTAAGTCAACAGCAATACCAGCGGCTCTACGAGCAAGTTCAGCAAAATAATACGACGGCACTAATATGGTCACGAGTAGAAGAATACATTGTATTCCAGGGTTAACTCGGAATAGGAGGACATAATTCAGCGCGAAACTCAAAACAATCATGCTGATATGGACCATCGGTGGAAGGGACATATTAAAAGCTTCCCCAAAGTTGAGTAACTTCCTCTTCTCATCAAAAACATAAGAGGTCACCGATGTCAATTGATGAAATACGACGCCATTAATGCCTAGAAGCAGAAACCCACGAGTTTTCTCATTGGCTTCCCGCACCATCGAAAACATCTGGGGAAGAAATGACCTGATGGTAGGAAGGGCTTCATgcggctgctgctgctgctgctgcataTTACAAATCTCGAGAAACTTAACGTGATGATGGAATAAAAAGGGCTACTTTTCCCATGAAATATAGCCCTGTGAAAACATAGAAGAAAATATTATAAGGGTGAGTTTGGATATTTTGGAACCAAAAGTGTGTttgaattattaattaattatacagTTTGGATTTTGAGAAAAGATGAGAATTGGTATCCAGGAAGTAGGAAGTAGTTGTGAATCAAGTGGAAGAAACAAACATTAAAATAGGAGAAGGCACGGCACAAGATTATCGTGTAACTTACTAGCATAGGTGAGAGTGAGTGTTGTATTTCAAAGGAAAGCATATGTGAGTCTGGCATCTCCATGGGGGGATTAGATGCCTGAAAGAAGAAGCAGAAGGGTGTTAATTTGGGCaaagtttttgttaaaaacaagaGAGTATTGATTACCACGTCAGCTGGCTGCCCTTCCGACATTGGAATCGTATGGGTTTCCGATTAGCTGATCGAGTAGTAAACTTGAAAAGGGAATTATCTTTGGAAACACGCAGTAATAAAGTGCGTCTTGTTAGTCTCTTGATTATTGATATTCATATGAGAATTAATAAATCTTATTTTTGTCTTGTTTTCTTCACCGGGCTCCGGATGTCTGCTTCCACTGACGTTATTCACTTATCCACTAACGCGTAACGCGAATTAAAAACTAATGGGTTGATGGGGACTCAATTAAGGAAGGGGGATATGTTAAGCTCAATCCATTCACAATAATTTATTCATTTTAGAAGGCCATTACCGCATATTACGTTTGCACCTCTGAAACTTCCATCTCTTCTCTTGCTCATTTCCCCTTCTTATAAGCCAGGCGGGATGGTTCAGAACCATACACAAGGCCATGATTTCAACCAGACAAACTCCTCGGGTGCACCCATGCCTTCCTCCAATAATAAGGTGCGCCAAATTTTATTATTACTGCTTCCTTTTTACTTGTTGTTCTTGTTGTATGTATTAAAGAAATAGATTACTCAGTTTCCCTGTTTGAATTGATCTTTGGCCATCGACTGCCCCAGCAGCAAGATCATGGGCTTAAGGTAGCTGCAGAAGTTGGGTTATTTGTGGCACTTGCCAGTATGGTACTGGTTCATATTTTCATCTATTTCAATCTATTCGACTTGTGTTTTTCTGACACCAAAACGGTCATCGAAAAAGAAACAAGTTTGGGGAACTATATGTTGGCACTTATGAACCTGCTATGCCCTTTCCTGAAGCTGATAATTCAACGTGTAAGCATGTCCAACGTGATTCCCTTAATTCAATTGTTCAGTTTCCTTGTGATTATATGGGCTGTTGCTGTATTACTTCTTCTGGGTCCAAAATTCTCTCGCATTCATTCTGTCATGTTCTTTATCTGGTCCATTCTCCTCATGCTCCAAGGATCAGGTGCTTTAACCATTGGAATCTACCTTATAATACTTGGATTATTATTCATATGGCCGTCCCGGAAAAATGCAAAAACCAAATCCGACGGAAAAGCTGCAGCCTAAGTTAGTGCGACTTGTATCCAATAAATTTTAGATTTGCATTTAGTctctaataaatttttattattttataaataaatttttaaaagttattcTTATTAGATANNNNNNNNNNNNNNNNNNNNNNNNNNNNNNNNNNNNNNNNNNNNNNNNNNNNNNNNNNNNNNNNNNNNNNNNNNNNNNNNNNNNNNNNNNNNNNNNNNNNNNNNNNNNNNNNNNNNNNNNNNNNNNNNNNNNNNNNNNNNNNNNNNNNNNNNNNNNNNNNNNNNNNNNNNNNNNNNNNNNNNNNNNNNNNNNNNNNNNNNNNNNNNNNNNNNNNNNNNNNNNNNNNNNNNNNNNNNNNNNNNNNNNNNNNNNNNNNNNNNNNNNNNNNNNNNNNNNNNNNNNNNNNNNNNNNNNNNNNNNNNNNNNNNNNNNNNNNNNNNNNNNNNNNNNNNNNNNNNNNNNNNNNNNNNNNNNNNNNNNNNNNNNNNN is a window encoding:
- the LOC107635159 gene encoding uncharacterized protein LOC107635159 isoform X4 — protein: MSEGQPADVASNPPMEMPDSHMLSFEIQHSLSPMLQQQQQPHEALPTIRSFLPQMFSMVREANEKTRGFLLLGINGVVFHQLTSVTSYVFDEKRKLLNFGEAFNMSLPPMVHISMIVLSFALNYVLLFRVNPGIQCILLLVTILVPSYYFAELARRAAGIAVDLGSYRMPLIWFSFFGGIGMALFCGSTVLLIVFLSWLFARRRGLQFQGITVNGDSIIGAMNA
- the LOC107635159 gene encoding uncharacterized protein LOC107635159 isoform X6 translates to MSEGQPADASNPPMEMPDSHMLSFEIQHSLSPMLQQQQQPHEALPTIRSFLPQMFSMVREANEKTRGFLLLGINGVVFHQLTSVTSYVFDEKRKLLNFGEAFNMSLPPMVHISMIVLSFALNYVLLFRVNPGIQCILLLVTILVPSYYFAELARRAAGIAVDLGSYRMPLIWFSFFGGIGMALFCGSTVLLIVFLSWLFARRRGLQFQGITVNGDSIIGAMNA
- the LOC107635159 gene encoding uncharacterized protein LOC107635159 isoform X1, with amino-acid sequence MSEGQPADVVINTLLFLTKTLPKLTPFCFFFQASNPPMEMPDSHMLSFEIQHSLSPMLQQQQQPHEALPTIRSFLPQMFSMVREANEKTRGFLLLGINGVVFHQLTSVTSYVFDEKRKLLNFGEAFNMSLPPMVHISMIVLSFALNYVLLFRVNPGIQCILLLVTILVPSYYFAELARRAAGIAVDLGSYRMPLIWFSFFGGIGMALFCGSTVLLIVFLSWLFARRRGLQFQGITVNGDSIIGAMNA
- the LOC107635159 gene encoding uncharacterized protein LOC107635159 isoform X5 codes for the protein MSEGQPADVASNPPMEMPDSHMLSFEIQHSLSPMLQQQQPHEALPTIRSFLPQMFSMVREANEKTRGFLLLGINGVVFHQLTSVTSYVFDEKRKLLNFGEAFNMSLPPMVHISMIVLSFALNYVLLFRVNPGIQCILLLVTILVPSYYFAELARRAAGIAVDLGSYRMPLIWFSFFGGIGMALFCGSTVLLIVFLSWLFARRRGLQFQGITVNGDSIIGAMNA
- the LOC107635159 gene encoding uncharacterized protein LOC107635159 isoform X8, with the protein product MSEGQPADVASNPPMEMPDSHMLSFEIQHSLSPMLQQQPHEALPTIRSFLPQMFSMVREANEKTRGFLLLGINGVVFHQLTSVTSYVFDEKRKLLNFGEAFNMSLPPMVHISMIVLSFALNYVLLFRVNPGIQCILLLVTILVPSYYFAELARRAAGIAVDLGSYRMPLIWFSFFGGIGMALFCGSTVLLIVFLSWLFARRRGLQFQGITVNGDSIIGAMNA
- the LOC107635159 gene encoding uncharacterized protein LOC107635159 isoform X9 produces the protein MSEGQPADASNPPMEMPDSHMLSFEIQHSLSPMLQQQPHEALPTIRSFLPQMFSMVREANEKTRGFLLLGINGVVFHQLTSVTSYVFDEKRKLLNFGEAFNMSLPPMVHISMIVLSFALNYVLLFRVNPGIQCILLLVTILVPSYYFAELARRAAGIAVDLGSYRMPLIWFSFFGGIGMALFCGSTVLLIVFLSWLFARRRGLQFQGITVNGDSIIGAMNA
- the LOC107635159 gene encoding uncharacterized protein LOC107635159 isoform X7 is translated as MSEGQPADASNPPMEMPDSHMLSFEIQHSLSPMLQQQQPHEALPTIRSFLPQMFSMVREANEKTRGFLLLGINGVVFHQLTSVTSYVFDEKRKLLNFGEAFNMSLPPMVHISMIVLSFALNYVLLFRVNPGIQCILLLVTILVPSYYFAELARRAAGIAVDLGSYRMPLIWFSFFGGIGMALFCGSTVLLIVFLSWLFARRRGLQFQGITVNGDSIIGAMNA
- the LOC107635159 gene encoding uncharacterized protein LOC107635159 isoform X10, with the protein product MQQQQQQPHEALPTIRSFLPQMFSMVREANEKTRGFLLLGINGVVFHQLTSVTSYVFDEKRKLLNFGEAFNMSLPPMVHISMIVLSFALNYVLLFRVNPGIQCILLLVTILVPSYYFAELARRAAGIAVDLGSYRMPLIWFSFFGGIGMALFCGSTVLLIVFLSWLFARRRGLQFQGITVNGDSIIGAMNA
- the LOC107635159 gene encoding uncharacterized protein LOC107635159 isoform X2, encoding MSEGQPADVVINTLLFLTKTLPKLTPFCFFFQASNPPMEMPDSHMLSFEIQHSLSPMLQQQQPHEALPTIRSFLPQMFSMVREANEKTRGFLLLGINGVVFHQLTSVTSYVFDEKRKLLNFGEAFNMSLPPMVHISMIVLSFALNYVLLFRVNPGIQCILLLVTILVPSYYFAELARRAAGIAVDLGSYRMPLIWFSFFGGIGMALFCGSTVLLIVFLSWLFARRRGLQFQGITVNGDSIIGAMNA
- the LOC107635159 gene encoding uncharacterized protein LOC107635159 isoform X3, translating into MSEGQPADVVINTLLFLTKTLPKLTPFCFFFQASNPPMEMPDSHMLSFEIQHSLSPMLQQQPHEALPTIRSFLPQMFSMVREANEKTRGFLLLGINGVVFHQLTSVTSYVFDEKRKLLNFGEAFNMSLPPMVHISMIVLSFALNYVLLFRVNPGIQCILLLVTILVPSYYFAELARRAAGIAVDLGSYRMPLIWFSFFGGIGMALFCGSTVLLIVFLSWLFARRRGLQFQGITVNGDSIIGAMNA
- the LOC107635160 gene encoding uncharacterized protein LOC107635160 (The sequence of the model RefSeq protein was modified relative to this genomic sequence to represent the inferred CDS: added 108 bases not found in genome assembly), with amino-acid sequence MVQNHTLTFAPLKLPSLLLLISPSYKPGGMVQNHTLTFAPLKLPSLLLLISPSYKPGGMVQNHTQGHDFNQTNSSGAPMPSSNNKQQDHGLKVAAEVGLFVALASMVLVHIFIYFNLFDLCFSDTKTVIEKETSLGNYMLALMNLLCPFLKLIIQRVSMSNVIPLIQLFSFLVIIWAVAVLLLLGPKFSRIHSVMFFIWSILLMLQGSGALTIGIYLIILGLLFIWPSRKNAKTKSDGKAAA